The stretch of DNA GGACCCCTTCTACAGCCCCGGGGCGGGCCCCATGCTGGATATCGGACCGTACCTCATCACCAACCTGGTGAACTTCTTCGGCCCCGTTTCCCGCGTCTCCGCAACGACGCCGCGTTCGGCAGAAACCCGGCCCCGTCCCGGCAAGGACGGCGAAGTCATCCAGATCCAGACGCCCACACACGTCACCGGCACCCTCGACTTCGAGTCCGGCGCCACAGCTACGGTGATCGTCAGCTGGGATATCTGGAACCACAACCTGCCGCACCTGGAGATCTACGGCACCGGTGGATCACTGGCCGCCCCGAACCCGGACCACTTCTCCGGCGCTCCCGTGCTGCGCCGCGGTGAGCCCGGAGACCTCGCGCTGGACATGACGCCTCCCGGTGGCGGAGATTGGCGCGAAACGCCCATCACCCACCGGGACGACGCCTACCGCGGCATCGGCCTGGCCGAATTCGGCTACGCCATCCGCAAGGGCGTGGAGCCTCGGACGGGCGGCGATTTCGCCTACCACGTGCTTGAAGTTCTCCTCGCCTTCGAGGCCTCATCGGAGCACGGCAAGCACATCGCGATTGCAAGCACCTGCGAGCGGCCCCGGCCGCTGCCCTCCGTGGGACCGCAGGAGCCTTACCGCTTCGACTAAGACAACCCAAATCAAACAGCAGCCGACGGCGGTACGCAGGTACCGCCGTCGGCTCCTGTTTTTGCGTGTCCGGGCAAGTGGGCTGCGTCCCAAACTGGGACACAACTTTGCTTCTCCCGGGTGAAAACCTGAAGTTCGGGCGAATCGGTTTGCAAATGCCGACGCACCTACGAATTTTAGGAGAACGCATGACTAGCACAGCCGCTGCTGATACCGGCACCGAGGTCAATATCGCAGCCGATAAAAAGGCCGTCCGTCGCCGCACTGTCGCACAAGCGATCGTTGAGTACCTGCAGGTCCAGTACAGCGAACTCGACGGCGAACAACGCCGCCTGATTGCCGGCATGTACGGCATCTTTGGCCACGGCAACTCCGTGGGCCTGGCCCAGGGCATCGACGAATACGGCGTGGATTTCCCCCATTACCAGGGCAAGAACGAGCAATCGATGGTCCACGCGGCCATCGGCTTCGCCAAGGCCTCCAACCGCGCTGCCACCTTGGCCTGCACCGCCTCAGCCGGTCCGGGATCCACGAATATGATTTCCGGCGCCGCCACGGCTACCACCAACCGCCTGCCCGTGCTGCTGTTCCCTGCGGACATCATCAACAACCGCTTCGGCGATCCCGTACTCCAGCAGATCGAGCACCCCGTGGAGCGCGACGTCTCCGCCAACGACTGCTTCCGTCCCGTCAGCCGCTACTTCGACCGGATCACGCACCCCGCCCAGTTGTTGTCCACGCTCCCGGAGGCCATGCGTGTCCTCACCGATCCTGTGGAAACCGGTGCCGTGGTGGTGTGCCTGCCGCAGGACATCCAGGGTACAGAGTTCGACTTCCCGGAGTCCTTCTTCACCCCGCGAGTCTGGCACATCCGCCGACGTCCCGCCGTCGAAGATGAGCTCCGCGATGCCGCCGAAATTATCCGAAACGCCAAGCGCCCGCTGCTGATCGCCGGCGGCGGCGTCCGCTACTCTAAAGCGCAAGACGAACTGGCGCGCTTCAGCTCCGAGTTCGGCATCCCGGTTTCCGAGACCTACGCCGGCAAGGGCAGCGGTCCCATCACAGACCTCAACCTCGGTGCACTGGGCGTGACCGGAACCGTGGGCGCCAATGAGATCGCCGACAACGCCGATGTGGTGGTGACCGTGGGTTCGCGCCTGCAGGACTTCATCACGGCCTCGCACTCGCTGTTCCAGAACCCGGACGTGAAGTTCGTGAACCTCAACGTGGGTTCGTTCGACGCCCACAAGATGGGCTCGTTCCCCGTCATCGGAGACGCCAAGTTGAACCTGGCCGCCCTGCGGGAGCGGCTGGCCGCGGTTGGATATTCGACATCGGGCGAGTTCCGCAGCGACGTGGCGGACGCACTCAAGGCCACGCTGGAAGTTCGCAGGCATGACCTTCAGGCCTTTCCTGGCGAACTGATGAGCCAGGCCCAGGTCATCGACGTCCTCAACAAGCGCACCACCAGCGAAGACGCCCTGATTTTGGGCTCGGGCGGTGTGGTTGAAGGCATTCACAAGGCGTGGGACCCATCCAACGGCACCGAAATCCACTTTGAATACGCCAACTCCTGCATGGGCCACGAAATCCCCGCAGGCTTGGGCTACCGACTGGCCCGCCCTGATGAGCCCGGCGAGGTATATGTCCTGATCGGTGACGGTACCTACTTCATGCAGCCCACTGAACTGGTCACGGCTGTCCAGGAACGCAAGAAGATCATCACGATCGTGATCGACAACCGCGGCCACCAGTGCATCTGGCCGCTCCAGGTTGCCAAGGGTGGGCCGGGTCGCGAATTCGGTACCCAGTACCGCGAACGCAGCAAGGAGTCCGGCCGGCTGGACGGGGCGGTCCTTGATTTCGACATCGCCGCCAACGCGGCCAGCATGGGCTGTGCTGCCTGGTCCACGACGACGATCGAGGAGTTCTCTGCCGCCCTCACCGAGGCGCAGGAAGCCGAGGGTCCCGCGGTAATCGTCGCGCGGGTGGAGCCGTGGCGCTACCTGTCGGGCAACGGCGCCTTCTGGGACGTTGGAGCTCCGATGACCTCGGAGCGGCCCGCCACCTTGGAGGGTGCTGCCAAGCACCTCAAGGGCCGTGAGCGCCAGCGTTTCTACGCTGCCACCAGCGCACCTGACGCACGCTAGGCGCACCGGGCGGGACCACTCTATCCAGCGGTCCCGCCCGCTTGTTTTACGGAATTTACTGACCAAGGAGCAGTCACTATGAGCGCATTTGCCGTTATTGATCCGGCTACAGGAACCATCCACGCCGAGTATCCCGCAGCCACTGACGCAGAGGTGGAAGCCGGACTCGCTGCAGCGCAGAACACCTACCATGAATGGTCCCGCACCACTACGGTGGCCGAACGCGCGGGCATGGCCAGGCGCCTTGCCGAGCTGTTCGTTGAACGCAAGGACAAGCTGGCCGCCATCATCAACCGGGAAATGGGTAAGCCCCTCCAGCAAGCGGCCGGCGAAGCAGAGTTCTCGGGCTCCATCGCTTCGGCCTTCGCCGAAAACGCCGAGGAGTGGCTGGCAGATGAGCAACTCGAGGTCGCTGACGGTTTGCGGAGCTTCTTCCGCTACCAGGGCCTCGGCGTGATCCTGGGCATCATGCCGTGGAACTACCCCTACTATCAGGTGGCACGGTTCGCGATTCCCAACATCATCCTTGGCAACACCGTCATTGTGCGGCACGCCAGCCAGTGCCCGGAATCGGCGTTGGCCCTGGAGGAACTCTTCCGCGATGCAGGCTTCCCCGAGGGCGCCTACGTCAACCTGTTCGCTACCCACCAGCAGATCTCCAACATCATTGCCGACGACCGGGTGCAGGGTGTGTCGCTGACGGGCTCAGAGCAAGTGGGCGCAATCGTGGCTGAACAGGCCGGGCGCGCGCTGAAAAAGTGTGTCCTGGAGCTCGGCGGCGCCGACGTGTTCCTCGTTCTGGACACTGACGATGTGGACCTCGCTGTGAAGAAGGCCGTCATGGGTCGCATGGGCAACACGGGCCAGTCCTGCAACGGTTCCAAGAGGATCGTGGTGCTGGATAAGTACTTCGATGAGTTTTCGGAGAAGTTCAAGGCTGCCATCGCCGGACAGTCCTACGAGAACGGCGATTTCGGACCGATGTCTTCGGACTCGGCCACCAAGTTCCTGGCTTCCCAGGTGCAGGGTGCGCTGGACCAGGGTGCGGAAATTCTGGTGGGCAACAACCAGCCCCAGGGCAACGTCTTCACTCCGACAATCATCACCAACATCACGCCGTCCATGGACGTCTACAGCGAGGAACTCTTCGGCCCCGTTGCGCAGCTGTACAAAGTCAGCAGCGACGCCGAGGCGATCAATCTTGCCAACTCCTCGCCGTACGGCCTGGGTTCCGTAGTGATCTGCGACGACGTCGAGCGCGCCGAGCGCGTCGGCAACCAGCTCGACGTCGGCATGGTATTCGTCGGTGCCTACGACCTCAGCGGTGCGGACGTGCCGTTCGGCGGCGTCAAGAAGTCCGGCTACGGACGCGAACTGGGCAAGGTGGGCATGCTGGAATTCGCCAACAAGAAGCTGTTCCGCTTCGCCAAATAAAAAACTGTCAACCGTAACATGCAGTTTGAGCTGCACCAGGATCCGGCACCCTTCGCCCCGGCGTTCCAGGACGAAGGGTGCCGGATGTTGACGATGTCTCAAAAGAATGGTAGGTGCAGGAATGAACGTTGCATTAGGTGACCCCGGCATGGCACCGGCGGATGAACCGCAGCCGGGCCAGTCCTCATTCCGAAATGCCCCCGGTCCATATTTCGGCTCCTTTGGCGGACGCTGGATGCCGGAGGCACTTATCGCAGCTCTTGACGAGCTTGAGAACACGTTCCGCGAGGCTAAAGTCGATCCCGAGTTCGCGACGCAAATCGCGGACCTGAACCGGAACTACACCGGCCGGCCCTCGCCATTGACCGAGGCCACGAACTTTGCCCGGCATGCGGGTGGCGTCCGAGTATTCCTTAAACGCGAAGACCTCAATCACACGGGCTCCCACAAGATCAATAACGTGCTCGGCCAGGCGCTCCTCGCCAAACGCATGGGCAAGTCCCGGGTCATCGCCGAAACAGGCGCCGGCCAGCATGGAGTCGCCAGTGCTACGGCAGCGGCCCTGCTCGACCTCGATTGCGTCGTGTACATGGGTGCCGAGGACTGTCGCCGTCAAGCTCTAAATGTGGCAAGGATGAAGCTGCTTGGCGCAACCGTTGTACCAGTGGCTACCGGCTCCAAAACCCTGAAGGACGCCATCAATGAAGCTCTTCGTGACTGGGTGGCCAACGTTGATACGACCCACTACATGCTGGGCACCGCGGCAGGAGCCCATCCATTTCCAGCTATGGTCCGGTACTTCCACCAGGTTATCGGCGACGAGGCCCGCAGTCAGGTACTGGAACGTACCGGCCGCCTCCCGGATGCCGTTTGCGCCTGCATCGGCGGGGGATCTAACGCCATCGGCATTTTCCATGCTTTCCTGGATGACCCGTCGGTAGCAATCCACGGGTTCGAGGCCGGCGGCGAGGGCATCGAGACCGGCAGGCACGCGGCCCCGATCACTCTTGGCTTGCCCGGTGTGTTGCACGGGGCCAAGTCGTACCTAATGCAGGACGACGACGGCCAGACCATCGAATCCCATTCGATTTCCGCGGGTCTTGACTACCCAAGCGTCGGACCGGAACACGCCTATCTGGCAGACATCGGTCGCGTCAGCTACGAGCCGATCACCGACCGGGAAGCCATGGACGCATTCGGTCTCCTGTGCCGTACCGAGGGCATCATTCCCGCGATTGAGTCGGCCCACGCACTCGCCGGCGCCCTCAAGGTAGGGCAAAGAATGGCCACAGCGGACACTGCGACTGGTGATTCAAACAAGAGGATAGTGATTGTGAATCTATCCGGCAGGGGCGACAAAGACGTAGGGACTGCCGCCGAGTGGTTTGACCTTTTAGGCCCCGAGTCCGTCGTGGTCTCCTGACACACTTGAGGCCTGGTCCTGAACTCGTCCGTGTGCGAAGGACCAGGCTTTTGGGGTCGGCAGAGACGGGATGACCTGATGGCGCCAGATAACCGATCTACCTGCCCCGGCATTTTGAACGGAATGACGCCACACTTTGCGATGCGTCCGCAACGTAGAGGCCTTTGGAGACGTCGAACTACCATAACTAAAACTCCATACTCACAGGTGGCGGGGTGCTGACAAGTACCGGCCTGGAGGTCAAAGAGAGGGAGACCGGATCGTGCTGATCCGGTCTCCTTGGGTCTCCTACTGCAGGCGATTAGGCGTCGTAGGTTGTGCTTCCCGTGACCTGCGGGATGTCAACCCAAGTCGTCGAATCCGCGCTCCGCAAGGAAGCATCAACGAGTTCGGACGCCGACCAGCCGTCTGCCGCTGAAGGGCCAATCTGCTTGCCTTCGGCCACTGAGCGTAAGAACAGGGCAGCCTCGATGGTCTTGAGGTCGTTGAAGCCGATGCCCGGACCGGGTCCTGGCTGGAAGCGCCCGAATTCGCCGTAGGACGGCGGGGTCATGATGGTGCGGTACCCGCTGCGGTCTGTGGCGACTTCCAGCTGGTTCATCCGTTCGAAGTTCCAGCGCAGCGAACCTTCCGTGCCGTAAACCTCGATGATGTATTCGGCGTGCGGGCCAATGGCGACGCGGGTGGATTCGAACATGCCGATCGCGCCGCCTTCGAACCGGGCAAGCATGGCGGTGTAGTCCTCGTTCTCCACCTCGCGGGTCACGTCCGAGGCCTGACCCATGTCGAAGGAGTTGGACGAGTTGCCGGCGGGCAGCGGGCGGTCCTTGATGAAGGTTTCCGTGACGGCGTTCAGCGAGGTGATCCGCCCCACCAGGAATTGTGCAAGGTCAAAGCCGTGGCTCAGGACGTCGCCCAGGACGCCGGAACCGGCCCGTGCCTGCTCGTAGCGCCACGTGAACACCTGGGTGGGGTCCGAGGCGTAGCCGGTGAGCAGCCTGATCTGCACGTTGGTCACCTTGCCCAGTGCGCCGGAGCGGATCAGCCGCCGGGCTTCCGCCACGGCTGGTGCGTGCCGGTAGTTGAAGCCCACCGACGTGATGAGCCCGGCGGCTTCGGCGCCTTGGGCAATTTCGCGTGATTCCCGGGCACTGCGGCCCATCGGCTTCTCGATCCAGAAGTGCTTGCCGGCCTCGATGGTGGCCAATGCAATTTCGTGGTGCAGGAAGTTGGGGGAGCAGATGGAGACGACGTCGACGTCCGGGTTCTCGAGCACTTTGCGGTAGTCGGTGGCCGTTTCCTTGTAACCGAGCGCGTCCTCGGCGTGGTGACGGCCGGCGTCGTCGGGGTCTGCGGCGATCACAAGCTCAGGGTGACGCGGCAGCTCGGGGAAGAACTGCTTGGTGGCGAGGTAGGCGCGGGAATGCAGGCGCCCCATCCACCCCACCGAGATGAGGCCAACGCCAATGCGGTTCTGGTCTTCCAAATTGGACTCCTTAGTTTGTGCCGCTTTCCGGCGGTGTTGTGCCGCACAGACCGGCGGCACCTGCGAATCAGCCTAGGAACGCAAGGAGTGTGCGCTGTGTCTCAATCTGAGACATCCGGTGAAGGCCTCCGGCTGTTTGAGTGGAACGTACCAGTCCAGCAACGCCAAGAAAGAGGAGACCGTCGACGATGATGGACCGCAGCATGTGGAGTCGGACGGAACCCTTGCGGGTGCTCGTCACAGGCGCGACGTCCGGCGTCGGAGAAGCGACGGCCAAACTGTTCGCCGGGCGGGGCGCCCGGGTTGCGCTGTTGGGACGGCGAGAGGGCGAATTGCAGCGCGTTGCCGGAGATATCGACGGCGGTGCGCACCAGGTGGTTACGGACGTCGCCGACGCCGAATCGGTTCGGAACGGGGTCCGTGGTGCCATCCACGCCCTCGGTGGATTGGACGTTGCAGTTAACGCAGCGGGGGTTGCCAGCCACGCGCCGCTTGAAGACCTTGATGAGAAGCGCTGGCGAGAAGTGCTGGATACCAACCTTTCCGGTACGTTCTACGTCGCCCGAGAAGCGGGTCTTTACCTGCGTCGGTCCGGGGGAGGGGCGATCGTCAACGTTGCATCGGACCTCGCCACCATGGGCGTTGCCGGACTGGTCCACTACTGCGCCGCCAAAGCCGGCGTCGTGGGGCTCACCAAGGCGCTTGCCTTAGAACTGGCGCCTCATGTCCGGGTCAACGCCGTGTGCCCGGGCCCGATCGATACCCCGATGTTGCGTTCAGGACTGGAATTGCAATCCAATCCCCTTCTGGCCCTCCAGCAGAAGGAAAGCACCGTGCCGTTGAACCGTCTCGCACATCCGGAAGAGGTGGCGGCAGCCATCTATTTCCTGGCGGTCGAAGGCACCTTCGCCACCGGCACCAGCATGGCGTTCGACGGCGGAACATCAGCCGCGTAGGCGGCTCACCCGAGACCTCACAAGACGAAGACAACCAAGGAGCTTTGAAACACATGCCTGACCCGAATTACATGGATCTCCGCAGCGCACGCTGGTTCGCGCCGCACGATCTCACCGGTTTCGTGCACCGTACCGCCATCCAGGCCGAAGGTTTCTCGCGCTTCGCCATCAAGGACCGGCCGGTGATCGGCATCGCCAACTCCTGGTCGGAGCTGGTCAACTGCAACATCCATTTCAAGCTGCTTGCCGAGGCTGTGAAGCGCGGCGTCCTAATGGCCGGGGGCCTACCCTTGGAGTTCCCCACCATCTCCCTGGGGGAGAGCCTGATGAAGCCCTCAGCCATGCAGTTCCGCAACCTCATGGCCATGGACGTGGAGGAATCCATCCGCGCGTATCCGCTGGATGCGATCGTGCTGCTGGGCGGCTGCGACAAGACCGTTCCTGCCCAGCTCATGGGCGCCGCCAGCGCCGATATTCCCACCATCATGCTCACCGGCGGCCCCCAGGAGCCGGCCCACTTCCGGGGCAAGCAGCTTGGCGTCGGAACGGACACCTGGAAGTACGCAGACGAGCTGCGGGCCGGTAAGATCACCGAGGCCGACTTTGACGAGCTCGAATCCGCGGCCAAGCCTTCCGCTGGCCACTGCAGCGAAATGGGCACGGCGTCCACCATGACGTCCCTCGTTGAGGCCTTGGGCATGTGTCTGCCCGGCAGCGCTTCCATTCCGGCCGTCGATTCACGCCGCGGCCAGGCAGCAGAGGCCACGGGACGCCGGGCCGTGGAAATGGCATTGTCCCAGGGGCCGAAGCCCAGCGAAATTCTGACCAAGGAAGCGTTCGATAACGCCATTACGCTCCTCATGGCCGTGGGCGGATCCACCAACGCCGTGGTCCACCTCCTGGCGTTGGCGCGAAGGGTGGGCTACGAACTGCAGCTTGACCGCTTCCACGAAATTTCGCAGCGGACCCCGCGCATCGTAAACGTCCGTCCTTCCGGCGAGTACCTCGTGAAGCAACTCTTCGAGGTTGGCGGCATTCCCACCGTGCTCAAGGCCCTTGACCCCCTGCTGAACCGGGACGCCATAACCGTCACCGGCGAGTCCCTCGAGAAGGGCTACATCCACGCGCCCGAGGCGGATGGAGTCGTCGTGAGCTCGCTTGAGGCGCCCTTCGACGCCTCCGGTGGCATCGCCGTCGTCCGTGGTTCCCTGGCTCCGAACGGTGCGGTGATTAAGCGCAGTGCAGCTTCTAAGGACCTGCTGCAGCACAAGGGCTCGGCCATTGTCTTCGACGACATCTACGATCTCGGACGGCGGATCGACGATCCGGACCTGGACATCACCGAGGATTCGGTCCTGGTGCTCCGTAACAGCGGGCCCGTCGGCGCGCCCGGCATGCCCGAGTGGGGCATGCTGCCAATCCCGCAGAAGCTGCTGCGCAGGGGCATCCGGGACATTGTGCGCATCTCCGATGCCCGCATGAGCGGCACCGCATTCGGCACGACCGTGCTCCATGTCTCGCCCGAGGCTGCGGTAGGTGGTCCGCTGGCGATCGTCCGTGACGGCGATCCGATAGTGCTGGATGTCGAGAACCAGCGGCTGGACCTTGATCTCCCCGAGGAAGAGATCGAGGCCAGGCTTGCGGAGTTGAAGCTGCCCGAGCCCAAGTACCGCCGCGGCTATGGACGCCTGTTCCTCGACCACGTCAACCAAGCGCACGAAGGCTGCGACTTCGACTTCCTCAAAGGCCTGCCGGATGAGGAGCCCCAGCGGCTGCCCTACGGCCTGATGAGCGGCTGGCAAGGCGGCTGGTAGGCCGCGGCGAACACAGAGCACACGCGGGGCCGTTCCCCAAGGGGCGGTCTCTTGAAAGGAGAAGGTGTGTCACGACCCAAGGTAATTGCAATAGTCCAGGAGGGCCGTCCGGTGCCTCCCGTGGATCGTCTGGAAAAGGAAGCCGACGTGGTGGTGGTCCGGACCGCGGAAGAGTTCCGGGGTGCGCTGCCTGGAACGGAGATCCTGTTTCTCAACGACTTCCGGACTAAACTCCTGCGCGAGGTGGGGCCTGGCAGCCTCCGCTGGATCCACACGTCCAGCATTGGCGTGGACAGTCTCATGACCGAGGAGATCATCGACAGTGACATCGTGGTCAGCAACTCCCGGGGTGTCTGCGAACGCCCCATCGCAGAGTGGGTCCTGGGTGTCCTGCTGATGTTCACCAAGGACCTGCGCCGCACCATCGAACTGCAGCGGTCCCGTACGTGGCAGCACCGGGAGACCGAGCCGCTGCTGGGCCGCAGGGTGCTGGTGGTAGGACCGGGCCCGGTGGGACGCGAGACTGTCTTGCTCTTGCGGGCGGCGGGGATGGATGTGACCGTCGTTGGTCGGTCTGCCCGGGACGATGCCCAGCTAGGAGCGATTGCCTCTTTCGACGAGTTGGACGCGCTCCTTGGCGAGGCTCAGGACGTTGTTCTCACTGTTCCGCTTACCGAGGAGACCCGCGGGCTGTTCAACGCGGCCCGCTTCGACAAGATGCGTCCGGGGGCCCGCTTGGTCAACGTGGGCCGTGGGGCCGTAGTCGTGGAACAGGACCTGCTGGATGCGATCGATGCGGGGCACTTGGGTGCTGCGGCCTTGGATGTCTTTGAGAATGAGCCCTTGGCGGCCGAAAATCCGCTGTGGAGCCGCAACAACATCCTGGTCTCGCCTCACGCCTCCGGTGACCTGATTGGATGGCGGGGCCGTGTGGTGGACTGCTTTGCAAAGAACCTCCAGCAGTGGAAAACGGGTCAGCCGCTGAACGACGTCGTCGACCTGACGAAGCTGGGCGGAACCGCTCCAAAAGCGCTGTCCCAAGCTGGTACAGTGCTCCCACAATCCGCGTCGATAGTGTGATTCAGCACTCTAAATTTCGTGACGAGGATTACATGACCAGCTCAACAAAAGGGAAGCCGATAACGCCTACCCAGACCCAGGAACACAAGCTCAGCGGCAACATGGGAGTAGGCGAGCTCGTAATGAACGTGCTCGCCTTCTCCTCCCCGCTGACCACCGTTGCCGGCACGTTGCCCGTGATGCTCCTCTTCAGCGGCCACACCGCTCCGGGAATCTATCTCCTGGTGACCTTGATGCTGCTGATCTTCTCGGTCGGTTTCGTCAAGATGAGCCGGAGCGTCGAGGCGCCCGGCGGCTTCTACTCCTTCGTCACCGCGGGCCTTGGAAAGCCTGCGGGTCTTGGCGGAGCGCTCCTGGCCTTGGTTGGGTACGTCTTCATTGGCTTCTTTGCGCCGTCCCTGTTTGCCCTGACGCTGCAGAGCTTCGTGGTAAACACGATGGGCGGCCCGGACATTCCGTGGTACTGGTACGGGCTTGGCATCATTGCCATTACCACGGCGTTGGCCTACAACCGGATTGACCTGTCCGCGAAAGTACTGACGGTTGTCATGCTGCTGGAGTCCACAGTGGTCGTTATCTTCGATGTTGCGGCCTTCGCCTCAGGGGACGTGTCACAAGGCGTCGGATTCTCCATGCCGTGGATTACCGACGCCGGCTTAGGCCTCGCACTGCTCTTTGCAGTTGGCAACTTCTTCGGTTTCGAGGCGACGGTAATTTACCGTGACGAGGTCAAGAACCCGGACCGGACGATTCCCCGGGCCACCTACTTGGCGGTAGTGGGCATCGGCCTGTTCTACGCAATTGCTGCCTGGGCATACACGGCCTTCCTGGGAGCGGACAACGTCCAGGAAGAAGCCAAGGCCAACACTGTGAACCTGTTCAACGACGGCGCCATCGCGTTGGTGGGCAAGATCTTCGCGGACATTGGTGTTGTCCTGCTCATCACTTCCATCCTAGCTTCGATGCTCTCCATCCAGAACATCGCTGCGCGGTACAGCTTCTCGCTTGCCGCTGACGGGGCGCTTCCAAAGGCTCTGGGCCGGGTGCACCCGCGGCACAAGTCCCCCTACATTTCGGCAGTTGGCGTTGGTCTTGTCTGGGCTACAGCCACCGTGGTGTTCACTGTGGTGGGGGTTGCCCCTGAAGCCCTTTACCCGATCGCGAGCGGCAGCGGCACGTTCTCTGTCCTGCTCCTGATGTTCATCACGAGCTTTGCCGTGCTGGTGTACTTTGTCCGCCGCCGCAGTTTCGCTCCGGAATCCGTATGGAAGACCATTGCGGCGCCGATTGTCAGCGTGCTCTTCCTTGGCCTGATCACCTACCTGGCAATCGCGAATTACCCTGAGTTGATCGGCGGCTCCCTGCTCATGACGGTCATTTTCATGACCTTCACTTTCGCCTTGTTCATTGGCGGAATTATCTACGCCTATTTCCTGCGCTCGAAGCGTCCGGATGTTTATGCGCGCTTGGGCCGGCAAAAGATCGAGCAATAAACCACCTCAACATCTGGAGACCTGCAATGACGCAACAGATCAGGGTTGGCCTGTTCGGGACCGGCAGGATCGGTCAAGTGCACGCCATGAGCCTTGCAACACTCGAAGAAGCAACGTTGGCCTGGGTGTGCGACCCCTTCATTGAGGGTGCCAAGCGCACGGCCGCCGAGTTCGGAGGCCGCGTGAGCGACGATCCGGAGGAAGTGTTTGCCTCCGGGGAAGTCGACGCCGTCATTGTCGCCTCGCCGACGGCCACCCACGTGGACTTGATCGAACAGTCGATCGACGCCGGCATCCCGGTGCTGTGCGAAAAGCCCATCGACCTGGAGATCGGGCGGGTCGACGCCCTCCGGGCCAAGGCGGCTGCCACGGATGTACCGATCGCCCTGGGCTTCAACAAACGCTTCGACAGGCATTTCGTTGAGCTCAGGCGGCGCGTGGGGGCCGGCGAGATCGGTGCCCTGGAGCAATTGATCGTCACCAGCCGCGATCCCGGGGAGCCCCCTGCGGCCTATCTGCCACAGTCCGGCGGAATCTTCCGGGACATGACCATCCATGACCTGGACATGGCCCGCTACTTCATCCCGGACATCGTGGAGGTCTCGGCCCGGGGTGCCAACGTCTTCAGCGAAGGCATCCGGCAGGCGGGCGACTTCGATTCCACCGTGGTTACCCTCCGGGGTTCGAAGGACGAACTCGTAACCATCTTCAACTCAAGGCATTCCGCCTATGGCTACGACCAACGCATCGAGGCCTTCGGATCCACAGGCCTGCTCCAGGTGACCAACAAGAACGACAGCCTGGTGCGGCACTGGGGTGCCCGGTCCGTGGAGGGGGCAGGCCCATACCAGAACTTCTTCCTGGAGCGCTACGCGGAGGCGTACCGGCTAGAAGTCGCCGAGTTCCTCCGTGCGGTCCGCGG from Pseudarthrobacter chlorophenolicus A6 encodes:
- the iolD gene encoding 3D-(3,5/4)-trihydroxycyclohexane-1,2-dione acylhydrolase (decyclizing) codes for the protein MTSTAAADTGTEVNIAADKKAVRRRTVAQAIVEYLQVQYSELDGEQRRLIAGMYGIFGHGNSVGLAQGIDEYGVDFPHYQGKNEQSMVHAAIGFAKASNRAATLACTASAGPGSTNMISGAATATTNRLPVLLFPADIINNRFGDPVLQQIEHPVERDVSANDCFRPVSRYFDRITHPAQLLSTLPEAMRVLTDPVETGAVVVCLPQDIQGTEFDFPESFFTPRVWHIRRRPAVEDELRDAAEIIRNAKRPLLIAGGGVRYSKAQDELARFSSEFGIPVSETYAGKGSGPITDLNLGALGVTGTVGANEIADNADVVVTVGSRLQDFITASHSLFQNPDVKFVNLNVGSFDAHKMGSFPVIGDAKLNLAALRERLAAVGYSTSGEFRSDVADALKATLEVRRHDLQAFPGELMSQAQVIDVLNKRTTSEDALILGSGGVVEGIHKAWDPSNGTEIHFEYANSCMGHEIPAGLGYRLARPDEPGEVYVLIGDGTYFMQPTELVTAVQERKKIITIVIDNRGHQCIWPLQVAKGGPGREFGTQYRERSKESGRLDGAVLDFDIAANAASMGCAAWSTTTIEEFSAALTEAQEAEGPAVIVARVEPWRYLSGNGAFWDVGAPMTSERPATLEGAAKHLKGRERQRFYAATSAPDAR
- a CDS encoding aldehyde dehydrogenase family protein, which produces MSAFAVIDPATGTIHAEYPAATDAEVEAGLAAAQNTYHEWSRTTTVAERAGMARRLAELFVERKDKLAAIINREMGKPLQQAAGEAEFSGSIASAFAENAEEWLADEQLEVADGLRSFFRYQGLGVILGIMPWNYPYYQVARFAIPNIILGNTVIVRHASQCPESALALEELFRDAGFPEGAYVNLFATHQQISNIIADDRVQGVSLTGSEQVGAIVAEQAGRALKKCVLELGGADVFLVLDTDDVDLAVKKAVMGRMGNTGQSCNGSKRIVVLDKYFDEFSEKFKAAIAGQSYENGDFGPMSSDSATKFLASQVQGALDQGAEILVGNNQPQGNVFTPTIITNITPSMDVYSEELFGPVAQLYKVSSDAEAINLANSSPYGLGSVVICDDVERAERVGNQLDVGMVFVGAYDLSGADVPFGGVKKSGYGRELGKVGMLEFANKKLFRFAK
- a CDS encoding Gfo/Idh/MocA family protein translates to MEPIRVGIIGVGNVLNQYLDKIGVHPDVQIVALADVNPEAVRKRAAEYDVPKALTPDELLADEDVELVLNLTPPKLHAPVTLQAIAAGKHVLSEKPFATSLEEAKQILEAAREAGVKVGSAPTTFLGSGMQTSRKLIDDGWIGKPVAAFASFACRGYEHWHPNVDPFYSPGAGPMLDIGPYLITNLVNFFGPVSRVSATTPRSAETRPRPGKDGEVIQIQTPTHVTGTLDFESGATATVIVSWDIWNHNLPHLEIYGTGGSLAAPNPDHFSGAPVLRRGEPGDLALDMTPPGGGDWRETPITHRDDAYRGIGLAEFGYAIRKGVEPRTGGDFAYHVLEVLLAFEASSEHGKHIAIASTCERPRPLPSVGPQEPYRFD
- a CDS encoding Gfo/Idh/MocA family protein, whose translation is MEDQNRIGVGLISVGWMGRLHSRAYLATKQFFPELPRHPELVIAADPDDAGRHHAEDALGYKETATDYRKVLENPDVDVVSICSPNFLHHEIALATIEAGKHFWIEKPMGRSARESREIAQGAEAAGLITSVGFNYRHAPAVAEARRLIRSGALGKVTNVQIRLLTGYASDPTQVFTWRYEQARAGSGVLGDVLSHGFDLAQFLVGRITSLNAVTETFIKDRPLPAGNSSNSFDMGQASDVTREVENEDYTAMLARFEGGAIGMFESTRVAIGPHAEYIIEVYGTEGSLRWNFERMNQLEVATDRSGYRTIMTPPSYGEFGRFQPGPGPGIGFNDLKTIEAALFLRSVAEGKQIGPSAADGWSASELVDASLRSADSTTWVDIPQVTGSTTYDA
- the trpB gene encoding tryptophan synthase subunit beta encodes the protein MAPADEPQPGQSSFRNAPGPYFGSFGGRWMPEALIAALDELENTFREAKVDPEFATQIADLNRNYTGRPSPLTEATNFARHAGGVRVFLKREDLNHTGSHKINNVLGQALLAKRMGKSRVIAETGAGQHGVASATAAALLDLDCVVYMGAEDCRRQALNVARMKLLGATVVPVATGSKTLKDAINEALRDWVANVDTTHYMLGTAAGAHPFPAMVRYFHQVIGDEARSQVLERTGRLPDAVCACIGGGSNAIGIFHAFLDDPSVAIHGFEAGGEGIETGRHAAPITLGLPGVLHGAKSYLMQDDDGQTIESHSISAGLDYPSVGPEHAYLADIGRVSYEPITDREAMDAFGLLCRTEGIIPAIESAHALAGALKVGQRMATADTATGDSNKRIVIVNLSGRGDKDVGTAAEWFDLLGPESVVVS